One Thermofilum sp. genomic window carries:
- a CDS encoding valine--tRNA ligase — protein sequence MQQGKTLAMSERLPKVYDFKAVEEKWQRIWEERGIYRFDREDRGRPAFSIDTPPPYPSGELHVGNALNFVYIDFVARYKRMKGYNVFFPQGWDCHGLPTEVRVERTTGRKKSEFAPEEFLRLCREYTLKWIGEMRKDLKALGLSIDWSTEYMTMDPDYWRRTQHSFIAMYRRGLVYRGEHPVVWCPRCETAIAEAEVEYVERSKPLYYVRFRIKESGEDLVVATTRPELLGSCVAVLVHPDDSRYAHLVGKHAVVPLYGREVPILADEGVDREFGTGAVMVCTYGDKSDVRWQKKYSLPVIISIDDRGVMNDNAGPLAGLKVEEARARVAEILKEKGLLVKVESISSTIGTCWRCHTPVEILPKKQWFVKSTELSQKVLEEARKVRWIPDYMYKRLENWVQSLDWDWVISRQRLFATPIPVYYCSNCGAELVVGEEHLPIDPRFDPPPFEKCPKCGSRELVGERDVMDTWMDSSITAAVHAGWPDRLDERLFPADLQPNGYDIIRTWDYYLILRGVALFGVSQFKEALINGMVRGTDGRMMHKSYGNYVAAREVLEKYGADSFRLWIALAAATGQDVRFSWEGVDYAHRFLVKVWNAARLAEAYLREFTPARALSGLKPVDHWILRELASTVSRVTKHLEEYNFQGAAQELVEFAWHKLCDHYLEAIKYRLSANDPAAREVLYAVLLQLLQMLSVFAPHISEEIYHTIYRDKEGLDSITLSRWPEPVSYSEQEAKVGELAIATIAEARRAKHDSRIPLGARIKAVHLYSSEFAALLRSVTEDIKGTLRAEQVVIHEEGEGERVVPEFPSVSLTIEP from the coding sequence GTGCAGCAAGGTAAGACTCTCGCGATGAGCGAGCGGCTGCCGAAGGTTTACGACTTCAAGGCCGTTGAAGAGAAGTGGCAGAGGATCTGGGAAGAGCGGGGAATCTACAGGTTTGACAGGGAGGATAGGGGAAGGCCCGCTTTCTCCATCGATACTCCGCCGCCATACCCTAGCGGTGAGCTGCACGTCGGGAACGCCCTGAACTTCGTCTACATAGATTTCGTAGCGCGCTACAAGAGGATGAAGGGGTACAATGTCTTCTTCCCCCAAGGTTGGGACTGCCACGGCTTACCCACCGAGGTTAGAGTTGAGAGGACTACAGGGAGGAAGAAGAGCGAGTTTGCTCCTGAGGAGTTTCTCAGGCTCTGCAGAGAGTATACGCTGAAGTGGATAGGCGAAATGCGGAAGGACCTGAAGGCGCTGGGCCTCAGCATCGACTGGTCTACGGAGTACATGACGATGGATCCCGATTACTGGCGCCGCACGCAGCACAGCTTCATCGCTATGTACCGAAGAGGTCTCGTGTACAGGGGCGAGCACCCCGTAGTGTGGTGTCCCCGCTGTGAAACCGCGATCGCAGAAGCTGAGGTCGAGTACGTTGAGAGGAGCAAGCCCCTCTACTACGTTAGGTTCAGGATAAAGGAGAGCGGTGAAGACCTGGTAGTAGCGACTACGAGACCTGAGCTGTTAGGCTCGTGTGTAGCCGTGCTCGTCCATCCTGACGATAGCAGGTACGCTCACTTAGTCGGCAAGCACGCGGTAGTACCCTTGTACGGGAGGGAAGTGCCTATCCTGGCGGACGAGGGTGTTGATCGAGAGTTCGGGACTGGAGCGGTTATGGTCTGCACGTACGGGGATAAGAGCGACGTGAGGTGGCAGAAGAAGTACTCTCTACCGGTAATAATTTCGATAGATGACCGTGGAGTAATGAACGACAACGCGGGCCCCCTGGCTGGCTTGAAGGTGGAGGAGGCGCGAGCTAGAGTTGCTGAAATTCTAAAGGAGAAGGGTCTTCTCGTGAAAGTCGAGAGCATCAGCAGCACGATAGGTACTTGCTGGCGGTGCCACACGCCCGTCGAGATTCTCCCGAAGAAGCAGTGGTTCGTTAAGTCTACAGAGCTGTCTCAGAAGGTGCTGGAGGAGGCGAGGAAAGTTAGGTGGATACCTGACTACATGTATAAGAGGCTCGAGAACTGGGTTCAGAGTCTTGACTGGGACTGGGTAATCTCGAGGCAGAGGCTCTTCGCCACGCCTATCCCGGTCTACTACTGCTCGAACTGCGGAGCCGAGCTCGTGGTTGGCGAGGAGCATCTGCCGATCGACCCGAGGTTCGACCCGCCGCCTTTCGAGAAGTGTCCCAAGTGCGGGTCCAGGGAGCTTGTGGGCGAGAGAGATGTTATGGATACGTGGATGGATTCAAGCATCACGGCGGCCGTTCACGCGGGGTGGCCCGACAGACTCGACGAGAGGCTTTTCCCAGCTGATTTACAGCCGAACGGCTACGACATCATACGCACCTGGGACTACTACCTCATCCTGAGGGGTGTAGCGCTCTTCGGGGTCAGCCAGTTCAAGGAGGCTCTCATCAACGGTATGGTAAGAGGTACGGACGGGAGGATGATGCATAAGAGCTACGGCAACTATGTTGCAGCGCGCGAAGTGCTTGAAAAGTACGGTGCTGACAGCTTCAGGCTGTGGATCGCGCTCGCCGCTGCTACTGGGCAGGACGTTAGGTTCTCGTGGGAGGGTGTCGACTATGCTCACCGCTTCCTCGTTAAAGTCTGGAACGCGGCGAGGCTAGCCGAGGCCTACTTGAGGGAATTCACGCCGGCCCGCGCGCTCAGCGGCCTCAAGCCGGTCGATCACTGGATTCTCAGGGAGCTAGCATCCACGGTCTCGAGGGTCACAAAGCACCTAGAGGAGTACAACTTCCAGGGAGCCGCGCAGGAGCTTGTCGAGTTCGCGTGGCATAAGCTGTGCGACCACTACCTTGAAGCCATCAAGTACAGGCTTTCAGCTAACGACCCCGCAGCTAGAGAGGTGCTATACGCGGTTCTCCTCCAGCTTCTTCAAATGCTCTCTGTGTTCGCACCCCACATCTCCGAGGAGATATACCATACGATTTACCGCGATAAGGAGGGCTTGGACAGCATTACTCTCTCCCGCTGGCCCGAGCCCGTCTCCTACAGCGAGCAGGAGGCGAAAGTGGGAGAGCTTGCCATAGCTACGATAGCAGAGGCTCGACGCGCGAAACACGACTCGCGAATACCCCTGGGAGCTAGGATTAAAGCTGTCCACCTGTACTCCTCGGAGTTTGCAGCGCTGCTCAGATCGGTGACAGAGGATATTAAGGGTACTCTTCGTGCCGAGCAAGTGGTTATCCATGAGGAAGGAGAAGGCGAGAGAGTAGTACCCGAGTTTCCAAGCGTGAGCCTCACCATCGAACCTTAG
- a CDS encoding thioredoxin family protein, whose translation MPVEYDEELVRELRRVFAGLENPVQLKYFVDPESECMYCDDIEQILELIVRASDGRVKVLSFKSGDREAVKYEVDMYPALLVHGVEEWNVRFFGIPAGHEFGALVEDIVDASTGRPDVSPSVVDALTRYVTKPTRIMVFVTPTCPYCPLAVRAAHRFAMVNKMIYGDMIESIEFSDLADRYGVYAVPKIVVKVGGEDKVEFEGAAPDPLFVAKILEAHSVELPGELERELSSFGSPGYF comes from the coding sequence ATGCCCGTAGAATACGATGAAGAGCTGGTCCGCGAGCTGAGGAGGGTGTTTGCAGGACTTGAGAATCCAGTGCAGCTGAAGTACTTCGTAGACCCCGAGTCAGAGTGCATGTACTGCGACGATATAGAGCAGATACTGGAGCTTATCGTTAGGGCTTCCGATGGGAGAGTTAAAGTCTTGAGCTTCAAGAGCGGGGATAGGGAGGCGGTAAAGTACGAGGTTGACATGTACCCAGCTCTCCTTGTTCACGGAGTTGAAGAATGGAATGTCAGGTTTTTCGGGATACCGGCAGGTCACGAGTTCGGCGCGCTCGTTGAGGATATTGTAGACGCTTCCACTGGCCGCCCGGATGTGTCGCCTAGCGTGGTAGATGCGCTCACCAGGTACGTTACCAAGCCCACTAGGATCATGGTATTCGTCACGCCTACATGCCCGTACTGTCCTCTAGCGGTTCGCGCCGCCCACCGCTTCGCGATGGTTAACAAGATGATATACGGCGACATGATAGAGTCTATCGAGTTCTCCGACCTCGCGGACAGGTACGGAGTTTACGCCGTTCCAAAGATCGTGGTGAAGGTAGGGGGCGAGGATAAAGTCGAGTTCGAGGGTGCGGCGCCGGACCCCTTATTCGTCGCCAAGATACTGGAAGCGCACTCGGTGGAGCTGCCCGGCGAGCTAGAGAGGGAGCTTTCCAGCTTCGGAAGTCCCGGGTATTTCTAG
- a CDS encoding SAM-dependent methyltransferase gives MVEVMEPFLSPWLFLELLHISEIVGRSNLWITRVRRKCEREVLTPVASLLSEKSIVELEDKIPSDAKVIVLDPAAESQLSAEDFTGLTFVIIGGIMGSHPPSGRTRKELTLRMKRALARGLGPHQLTVNGAAYVARKVCEGLSLSEIPLVKGLSLHTRYGTTELPYAFPQDDEGGLVIARGEVDYVLTELEEDEAAMLRGRVRDFCSKLRRSLHHLLTRYGGSIRDVHISLNHL, from the coding sequence GTGGTCGAAGTGATGGAGCCCTTCCTGAGCCCGTGGCTCTTTCTCGAACTACTCCACATTTCCGAAATCGTGGGACGCAGCAACCTGTGGATAACGCGCGTTAGACGTAAGTGCGAGAGGGAGGTCCTCACGCCGGTAGCTAGTCTGCTAAGTGAGAAGAGTATTGTGGAGCTGGAGGATAAGATTCCTAGCGACGCCAAGGTTATAGTCTTGGACCCCGCTGCGGAGAGCCAGCTCAGTGCGGAGGATTTCACCGGTTTAACATTCGTGATCATCGGGGGGATCATGGGGTCGCACCCCCCTAGCGGGCGTACAAGAAAGGAGCTCACGCTGAGAATGAAGAGGGCGCTGGCTAGGGGTCTGGGACCCCACCAGCTCACCGTGAATGGTGCAGCATACGTTGCTAGGAAAGTCTGCGAGGGCCTCTCCTTAAGTGAGATTCCTCTAGTCAAGGGGCTCTCCCTCCACACCCGTTACGGCACTACCGAGCTTCCCTACGCTTTTCCTCAGGATGACGAGGGAGGCCTAGTCATCGCGCGGGGAGAGGTGGACTACGTCCTCACGGAGCTCGAGGAAGATGAGGCAGCTATGCTGAGGGGCCGGGTGAGAGACTTCTGTTCAAAGCTTCGGCGGTCGCTCCATCATCTCTTGACTAGGTACGGAGGAAGCATAAGAGATGTTCATATCTCTCTCAACCACCTCTAG
- a CDS encoding CoA-binding protein has protein sequence MEKLASFFNPRGVAVVGASREPEKPGHVILRMLLENRQRGVLRADVYPVNPNADSILGVRCYKSVRELPDSVDLAIIVVPAKFVPEVVLELGAKGIRSAVVITAGFSEVGNVELERELLEAARKAGVRIIGPNCIGIFSPWSGLDTLFIPSTKELKDGRVLESAPRPARGYVALISQSGAVGTAALDYMAGEGIGLSHFFSIGNKVDVDEVELLEALRADHSTRVILLYLENVRRGREFVKVASEVTKEKPVVALKAGRTAAGRRAAASHTAALAGVDEVYNAAFERCGIVRAADLEELFDFAKALLYQPPPRGPRVGILTDGGGAGVMATDMAEMLGLTVPELRGWAREELEALQRKGVIPGYAPIANPVDLTGSATDEMFTAALTVLLSSDEIDSVLVLSLHQVPGIPDPVELARKVAEISRRFDKPVLAVDTGWSDAAVLMRREYDRLGIPAYPTPERAVKALNALWRFGSYLLRKGSYSSYMKSYLEFREKFVTQKP, from the coding sequence ATGGAGAAACTGGCAAGCTTCTTCAACCCTCGGGGAGTTGCAGTTGTAGGAGCATCCCGCGAGCCCGAGAAACCTGGCCATGTGATTCTGCGCATGCTCCTAGAGAACAGGCAGCGAGGCGTTCTCAGAGCCGACGTTTACCCAGTGAACCCCAACGCGGACTCGATCTTGGGAGTGAGGTGCTACAAGTCCGTGAGGGAGTTACCCGACTCTGTTGACCTCGCTATCATAGTGGTACCGGCAAAATTCGTACCTGAAGTGGTCTTGGAGCTGGGAGCTAAGGGTATCCGCTCGGCAGTAGTCATCACTGCAGGATTCAGCGAAGTGGGAAACGTAGAGCTCGAGCGTGAACTCCTCGAGGCAGCCCGGAAAGCGGGTGTGAGGATTATTGGGCCGAACTGCATCGGCATTTTCTCTCCTTGGAGCGGCCTTGACACGCTCTTCATTCCTAGCACGAAAGAGCTGAAAGACGGGCGGGTGCTGGAAAGCGCACCACGGCCAGCCCGAGGATACGTCGCGCTGATATCGCAGAGCGGCGCCGTAGGTACAGCAGCACTCGACTACATGGCAGGTGAAGGGATAGGTCTCTCGCACTTCTTCAGCATCGGTAACAAGGTCGATGTAGACGAAGTTGAGCTGCTGGAAGCTCTTAGAGCCGACCACTCCACAAGGGTTATCCTCCTCTACCTCGAGAACGTGAGAAGAGGGCGGGAGTTCGTCAAAGTAGCTAGCGAAGTGACGAAGGAGAAACCCGTTGTTGCCCTGAAAGCTGGTAGGACGGCGGCCGGGAGAAGGGCGGCGGCGTCGCACACGGCAGCTCTAGCGGGAGTTGATGAAGTTTATAACGCCGCTTTCGAACGTTGCGGTATCGTAAGGGCAGCTGATCTAGAGGAGCTCTTCGACTTTGCTAAAGCCTTACTATACCAGCCGCCCCCCAGAGGTCCAAGAGTTGGAATACTGACAGATGGTGGAGGCGCGGGAGTAATGGCCACAGATATGGCGGAGATGCTGGGCTTAACTGTGCCGGAGCTGAGAGGCTGGGCGCGCGAGGAGCTCGAAGCCCTGCAGAGAAAAGGGGTCATACCCGGCTATGCGCCGATCGCGAATCCCGTTGACCTCACAGGATCCGCGACGGACGAGATGTTCACAGCGGCTTTAACGGTACTGCTCTCTAGCGACGAAATCGACTCGGTGCTCGTGCTTTCGCTCCATCAGGTACCGGGAATACCTGATCCTGTCGAGCTCGCGAGGAAAGTTGCTGAGATTTCGCGGAGGTTCGATAAACCTGTTCTCGCCGTTGACACTGGCTGGAGTGACGCAGCGGTGCTGATGAGAAGAGAGTACGACAGACTCGGTATTCCCGCCTACCCAACCCCCGAGCGGGCCGTAAAAGCATTAAACGCGCTTTGGAGATTCGGCTCTTACCTGCTCAGAAAAGGAAGCTATTCTAGCTACATGAAAAGCTATCTTGAATTCAGAGAAAAATTTGTCACGCAGAAACCTTAA
- the pyk gene encoding pyruvate kinase has protein sequence MDAQRRVKIVVTVGPASWLEETLQAIGREGVEGFRFNFSHFDHENFRRAASYLRSLENPLRPLTLIADLQGPVVRLGEFSELPVKAGDTVKFVPAGEAGEGVPVDKVIFSVAAENDILSVEAGRLAFRVLRNDGHVIAAQALVDGLLKPRKTLAIKGKDLPLPSLTQKDLKDLKFAVEAGFDAVALSFVRRAEDVARAREVLEDLGASDVRLIAKIETGSAVENIDRILDLADGILVARGDLANYYDLEKIYSVQQFLISKARQRGKPSIVATQLLESMIDNPVPTRSEVVDVVTAVKMGADALMLAGETAAGKYPLEAVRWLKKIALEAAQFHEEEAVEPGSSEAYEVIARGVVALADIISGKILAFSEGGNTARRLAKYKPRGPVIVYTNRLSTARYANLLRGLIPVYMPDLSKTDVNLFERMLEHAVSVGLVSAGDIVVFTAGRRPGATDLITVEKVKPKL, from the coding sequence GTGGACGCTCAGAGAAGAGTGAAAATTGTAGTTACGGTGGGGCCTGCCTCCTGGCTTGAGGAGACTCTTCAAGCGATAGGCCGGGAGGGAGTAGAGGGGTTCCGGTTTAACTTCTCTCACTTCGACCACGAGAACTTCCGTCGGGCAGCATCCTACCTGCGGAGCTTAGAGAATCCTCTGCGACCACTAACGCTTATCGCCGACCTCCAGGGCCCTGTAGTTAGGCTTGGCGAGTTTAGCGAGCTCCCGGTTAAGGCTGGCGATACCGTGAAGTTTGTTCCGGCTGGGGAGGCAGGCGAAGGAGTGCCTGTCGACAAGGTTATCTTCAGCGTCGCTGCGGAGAATGACATTCTCTCCGTTGAAGCCGGCCGCTTAGCGTTCCGCGTTCTGCGCAACGATGGCCACGTTATCGCAGCGCAAGCCTTGGTCGACGGCCTGCTCAAGCCCAGAAAAACCCTCGCGATAAAAGGCAAGGACCTTCCTCTCCCCTCGCTAACACAGAAGGATCTCAAAGACCTTAAATTCGCGGTGGAGGCGGGCTTCGATGCGGTGGCGCTCAGCTTTGTGAGAAGAGCGGAGGACGTTGCGCGTGCACGAGAAGTCCTCGAGGATCTCGGTGCGAGCGATGTTAGGCTCATCGCGAAGATAGAGACCGGGAGCGCGGTGGAGAACATCGACAGGATTCTCGACCTGGCCGATGGTATTCTCGTCGCTAGGGGTGATCTCGCCAACTACTACGACCTGGAGAAAATTTACAGTGTGCAGCAGTTCCTTATTTCGAAAGCTAGGCAGCGCGGAAAACCTTCCATAGTAGCTACACAGCTTCTCGAGTCGATGATAGACAACCCTGTTCCCACGAGGTCCGAGGTTGTGGACGTCGTCACCGCCGTGAAAATGGGGGCGGACGCGCTTATGCTAGCTGGGGAGACCGCGGCCGGGAAGTACCCCCTCGAAGCTGTGCGGTGGCTCAAGAAGATAGCTCTCGAGGCCGCGCAGTTCCACGAGGAGGAGGCTGTTGAACCAGGATCTAGCGAAGCTTACGAGGTGATAGCCCGCGGGGTAGTTGCTCTAGCCGACATAATCTCGGGCAAGATTCTCGCTTTCTCTGAAGGGGGGAACACGGCGAGAAGGCTGGCGAAGTACAAGCCGCGGGGCCCAGTTATAGTCTACACGAACCGGCTTTCTACAGCAAGGTACGCAAACCTACTTAGGGGTTTGATCCCGGTGTATATGCCAGATCTTTCGAAGACCGACGTGAATCTCTTTGAGCGCATGCTTGAGCACGCTGTTTCCGTCGGTTTAGTGTCTGCCGGGGACATAGTCGTCTTCACCGCTGGAAGGCGCCCGGGAGCTACGGACTTAATAACTGTAGAGAAAGTCAAGCCGAAGCTTTGA
- a CDS encoding ASCH domain-containing protein produces the protein MFSREYLSKLLSGEKRVTIRARNPNVKRGDTALVHSAGLLVGKVRIVSVASKRVRDLSEIEAKEDGFPSLEELKKALRRHYPNLRDDSFVYVVRFEWIERYDPPLSEKGFAWPYRLSPREVARLALSSGIELGEEEKEILQVLAAEGSVRRTAAKLGGMRLRPLVRGVLRRVAAELEERGFISRELSIK, from the coding sequence ATGTTTTCGCGCGAGTACCTAAGCAAGCTTTTGAGCGGAGAGAAGCGCGTAACGATAAGAGCCAGGAACCCTAACGTAAAGAGAGGTGATACTGCGCTAGTGCACTCCGCAGGCTTACTCGTAGGGAAAGTTCGAATAGTCAGCGTCGCCTCGAAGAGGGTGAGGGACCTCTCTGAGATCGAGGCTAAGGAGGATGGCTTCCCCTCTTTGGAGGAGCTTAAAAAGGCACTCAGGAGGCACTACCCTAACCTGCGCGACGACAGCTTCGTCTACGTAGTTAGATTCGAATGGATAGAGCGCTATGATCCACCGCTAAGCGAGAAGGGCTTTGCGTGGCCTTACAGGCTCTCTCCGCGGGAGGTGGCCCGGCTAGCTCTCTCTTCAGGGATAGAGCTCGGCGAGGAGGAGAAGGAGATCCTGCAGGTACTTGCAGCCGAAGGATCCGTGAGGAGGACAGCTGCAAAACTTGGCGGTATGAGGCTCCGACCGCTTGTGAGAGGAGTTTTACGCAGAGTTGCTGCAGAGCTCGAGGAGCGCGGATTTATTTCGAGGGAGCTCAGCATTAAGTAG
- a CDS encoding anaerobic ribonucleoside triphosphate reductase, protein MVARALTRTEHTTSLLRKLEQEYLSDLSWEKRENANHTVSYSNFRNYLFEKLIKSKDELSQFLPPQAVERHFSGDIHVHKLPDSLWIPYCAGWSYRKILEKGLRTPSIVSAPAKHFDTAVAHLVNFFFMGAQEWTGAQAVSAFDLYTAPFVKADKLSYTQVKQILQGMLFELNYPARSGYQSPFTNITLVADVSSGMLEGDAIVGGVKVGSLSDYVEEALKVDEALFDLYAHGDALGQPFTFPIPTLMLTRNFDWNGRRWGELSDKIFEAVAKKGTVYFLNGYASNVEALYAMCCRLTIDVNHAVLKSKATLSLKLSRVDAEEAYESFLKAREASRAYGIWAMPDATGSIGVVTLNMPRIAYYSKGEWSVFEELLDAALQSARSVLRAWRERYKLSLEAGFMPLTKEYLGHFNYHFGTVGLIGLPEAAANFLRDPFLWVEGSFRRMREALEVEKKMVELVRSRVEEFERLDGTLYNVEEVPGESAGYRLASSDARVLKDACIPSDGSAPFYSNSVVPYYADIPLYQRAQWEGEVQQLFTGGVMMHLFLGEQPDPEALKKLVYRLAVSTKLVYFSITPTITVCHGCGTSMTGYYPTCPKCGGDRVDHWSRIVGYYRPVRNWNPGKKAEFKLRVTY, encoded by the coding sequence GTGGTTGCGAGAGCACTTACTCGCACAGAGCATACCACCTCTCTCCTCCGCAAGCTTGAGCAGGAGTACCTATCCGACCTCTCCTGGGAGAAGAGGGAGAATGCTAATCACACAGTAAGCTACAGCAATTTCCGGAACTACCTCTTCGAGAAGCTGATCAAGAGCAAAGACGAGCTTTCGCAGTTCTTGCCCCCTCAAGCCGTCGAGCGGCACTTCAGCGGAGATATACACGTTCATAAGCTTCCCGATAGCCTCTGGATACCTTACTGCGCTGGCTGGAGCTACCGCAAGATCTTGGAGAAAGGGCTTCGAACACCCTCCATTGTTTCAGCACCGGCTAAGCACTTCGACACTGCCGTGGCTCACCTCGTGAACTTCTTCTTCATGGGTGCTCAGGAGTGGACAGGGGCTCAGGCGGTCAGCGCCTTTGACCTCTATACCGCTCCCTTTGTTAAAGCGGATAAACTCAGCTACACTCAAGTTAAGCAGATCTTGCAAGGTATGCTTTTCGAGCTCAACTACCCCGCGCGCTCAGGCTACCAGAGCCCCTTCACGAACATCACGCTGGTTGCGGACGTTAGCTCGGGGATGCTGGAGGGGGACGCGATCGTCGGAGGCGTTAAGGTTGGTTCGCTCAGCGATTACGTGGAGGAGGCTTTGAAAGTAGACGAAGCTCTATTCGACCTCTATGCTCACGGAGATGCTCTTGGACAACCCTTCACGTTCCCTATACCCACTCTCATGCTTACCAGGAATTTCGATTGGAACGGTAGGAGGTGGGGTGAGCTTTCCGACAAGATTTTCGAGGCCGTTGCCAAGAAGGGGACTGTGTACTTCCTAAACGGCTACGCGAGCAACGTTGAAGCCCTGTACGCGATGTGCTGCAGGTTGACGATAGATGTGAATCACGCAGTCCTCAAGAGCAAGGCTACCCTCAGCCTGAAGCTGAGCAGGGTGGACGCGGAGGAGGCTTACGAGAGCTTTCTGAAGGCTCGCGAGGCTTCCAGAGCCTATGGTATATGGGCGATGCCGGACGCTACCGGCAGCATAGGGGTTGTCACGTTGAACATGCCGAGGATCGCTTACTACAGTAAGGGAGAGTGGAGCGTTTTCGAGGAGCTTCTTGACGCGGCTCTCCAGAGCGCAAGGAGCGTGCTGCGCGCGTGGCGCGAGAGGTACAAGCTTTCCCTAGAGGCTGGCTTTATGCCGCTAACTAAGGAGTACTTAGGGCACTTCAACTACCATTTCGGGACGGTGGGTCTGATCGGCCTGCCTGAGGCCGCGGCGAACTTCCTCCGCGACCCGTTCCTGTGGGTTGAGGGTAGCTTCAGGAGAATGAGGGAGGCTCTCGAAGTGGAGAAGAAGATGGTGGAGCTCGTGCGCTCAAGGGTTGAAGAGTTCGAGCGTCTAGACGGCACTCTCTACAACGTGGAAGAGGTGCCAGGCGAGAGCGCAGGCTATCGCCTTGCCAGCTCTGACGCGCGCGTCCTGAAGGATGCTTGCATACCGTCTGATGGCAGCGCACCCTTCTACAGCAACAGTGTCGTGCCCTACTACGCCGATATCCCGCTGTACCAGCGTGCTCAGTGGGAGGGGGAAGTGCAGCAGCTCTTCACGGGCGGCGTCATGATGCACCTATTCCTCGGCGAGCAGCCTGACCCTGAAGCATTGAAGAAGCTTGTCTACCGCCTCGCCGTTTCGACGAAGCTAGTTTACTTCAGCATAACGCCCACGATAACTGTCTGCCACGGGTGCGGGACGAGCATGACCGGGTACTACCCTACCTGCCCGAAGTGCGGAGGAGACCGGGTAGACCACTGGAGCAGGATAGTGGGCTACTATAGGCCTGTGAGGAACTGGAACCCCGGCAAGAAGGCGGAATTTAAGCTGAGAGTTACCTACTGA
- a CDS encoding VTT domain-containing protein encodes MYPLLRWLIDIASGIGGYLGIFVISIIGNLVPFFPIPYLAAVYFYASLLPQVNPFLVGVVSGTGAALGKLLVFYSSKLARNVVLSRETARRYEKLGRLIGNYGALGVFIFAATPSPDDVIIVPLGLMNYSPLKFFVGVLAGKIVISIATAGTGVVIRHIGGDIMTSFLLALAFFIVVMVALYFFDWEEVLATLGESGLGGLFNRVRSEGLAAFMLRRTRGSGGPKAEQT; translated from the coding sequence ATGTATCCACTGTTGCGTTGGTTGATCGATATAGCGAGCGGGATTGGAGGATACCTGGGTATTTTCGTGATCTCCATCATCGGGAACCTCGTCCCCTTCTTCCCCATTCCTTACCTGGCAGCGGTGTACTTCTATGCCTCTTTGCTACCGCAGGTGAACCCCTTCCTCGTGGGCGTGGTTAGCGGTACCGGCGCGGCCCTAGGTAAACTTCTCGTATTCTATTCGAGCAAACTCGCGCGTAACGTGGTTCTCAGCAGAGAAACAGCGAGGCGGTACGAGAAGCTCGGCAGGCTTATAGGGAACTACGGTGCGCTCGGTGTGTTCATCTTCGCTGCTACTCCCTCACCGGACGACGTGATAATCGTTCCTTTAGGCTTGATGAACTACAGCCCCCTGAAGTTCTTTGTCGGCGTCCTTGCGGGTAAGATCGTAATAAGCATAGCTACCGCTGGCACGGGAGTCGTGATAAGACACATAGGAGGCGACATTATGACTAGCTTTCTCCTAGCGTTAGCGTTCTTCATCGTAGTGATGGTAGCCCTGTACTTCTTCGACTGGGAAGAGGTCCTCGCAACGCTGGGCGAGAGCGGATTAGGAGGTCTCTTCAACCGCGTCCGCAGCGAAGGGTTAGCAGCGTTCATGCTGCGGAGAACGCGGGGGAGCGGCGGACCTAAAGCAGAGCAGACTTAA
- a CDS encoding metallophosphoesterase produces the protein MMEKLLEERKLVELLAEAEKLLSLEKQVVDVQASSVLFVGDTHGDLASTLSALKHEAEVKVFLGDYVDRGLYQLENIVTLLEVKLEKPDSIVLLRGNHESPFMNEVYGFKRTVLSRYNREIYQLFVKIFSNMSYAALVNGEIFSVHGGVARGLETLNQIEELPKGDEEPLNPLAFQILWNDPDEEVEEFEPSPRGPGAFLFGLRPLQRFMDDNGLQLVIRAHEPFPEGYRWFFGGKLLSIFSCGFYPISSPKALLVKGKEMKIIELRGG, from the coding sequence ATGATGGAAAAGCTACTCGAAGAGAGAAAGCTTGTCGAGCTTCTAGCAGAAGCTGAGAAACTGCTTAGCCTCGAGAAGCAGGTAGTGGACGTTCAGGCTTCGAGCGTGCTTTTCGTGGGGGATACCCACGGCGATCTAGCCTCGACACTCTCAGCTTTGAAGCATGAGGCGGAGGTGAAGGTTTTCCTGGGAGACTACGTCGACAGAGGGTTATACCAGCTGGAAAATATCGTCACGTTGCTGGAGGTAAAGCTGGAGAAACCGGATTCCATCGTGCTTCTGAGAGGGAACCACGAGTCTCCTTTCATGAACGAGGTGTACGGGTTCAAGAGGACTGTACTTTCACGTTATAATAGGGAGATTTATCAGTTATTCGTGAAAATATTCTCGAATATGAGTTACGCTGCTTTAGTTAACGGTGAAATTTTCAGCGTTCACGGGGGAGTGGCGCGCGGTCTTGAAACACTTAATCAGATTGAAGAGTTGCCTAAAGGCGACGAGGAGCCTCTAAACCCGCTAGCCTTCCAGATCCTGTGGAATGATCCCGATGAAGAGGTTGAGGAATTCGAGCCAAGCCCTAGAGGCCCTGGTGCATTCCTCTTCGGGTTGCGCCCCCTTCAGAGGTTCATGGACGATAACGGGCTTCAGCTCGTTATACGGGCACACGAGCCTTTTCCGGAGGGTTACCGCTGGTTCTTCGGGGGGAAACTGCTGAGCATATTTAGCTGCGGGTTCTACCCTATATCATCCCCTAAAGCGCTTCTCGTTAAAGGTAAGGAAATGAAGATAATTGAACTGCGAGGCGGCTGA